The DNA region GCGGGAAGACTCATGAGGTCAGAATAACGCCCCCGCCACGAGAGGACGGGGGCACAGGAGAGAATTCAGCTCGCCTCGGGCAGCGGGCGCAGCGCTCCCGGCGGCGGATCGCCCGCCCGGTGGCCGCGGGCGCAGGGCACGCACCAGTACGCCTGATCGCCGTCGCGCAGGTCATAGAGGTCCATCCCCTGCCCGCACGAGGGGCAGACGTGGGCGTACCCGCGCCCGCTCGCCGGGTGCTGCGCCTCGCCTTCCGTGCGCCCATGAGCACGTAAAGACCGTTTCATATTCTGATTCTAACAGAATATGGCAGGGGCAGTCAGAGGTCGGCCTCGTCCGTCGGATCGTCGGAGAGGTCCGGCCCCACCGCGCCCACGCCTACCCGCCGCCGTTTGCGGAGCATGGCGGGTTCCTTGTCGAGGTTGAAGACGAAGTGCCGGGGCCGCCGCTCGCGCAGCCACGTTTCCAGCGACACCAGCCGGGGCCGGAAGCGGATGAACTCGCGCAGTTGCCGGATGGGGACGAAGCGGGCCTCCTGCACGTCGCGGTCGGGGTCACGCGGGGCGAGGCTGCCGCCCACCTCCCGCCCGGTGTAGAAGAACTGGAGGTGGTGCCCCCACGTCTGCGCCTGAAACTCCACGATAAAGGCGAGATCGCGCAGTTCCACGACCAGCCCGGTTTCCTCGTAGGTCTCGCGGCGGGCGCCCTCCTGCACGAGTTCACCCGTCTCCAGCCCGCCCTTGGGCAGCGACCAGCGGCCCCGCTCACGCACCAGCAGAATCTCGTCGCCGCGCAGCACGATGCAGCCCACCCCGATGCGGGGAGCCGCGAGCGCCCGCTTCTGCCCGCGCTTCTGGGGGGCGGCGGGCACCGGGACCGCCGTGGCCCCCGACACCTGACCGGGACCCGCCGGGGCCGGGGGCCGGGGCGAACGACGCCGACGCCGACGCCGCTGGTTGTTCCCCTGGCTCGCCGCCGCGCCCTTCATGTCCTCCGGCATCAGATGCCCTCCGGCGCGAGGTCGTTGAAGCGCACGTGTGCGGAGTGAAATTGCAGCCTCACCGTGCCCACCGGGCCGTTGCGTTGTTTGCCGATGATGATTTCAGCAATGCCTTGTTGATCCGTCTCTTTATTATAGTATTCGTCGCGGTAAATAAACATTACAATGTCCGCATCCTGCTCAATTGCGCCTGATTCACGAAGATCAGAAAGCATCGGCCTATGATTCGGCCGCTGTTCCACCGCACGGCTAAGCTGACTCAAAACGATGATGGGCACTTCCAGTTCACGCGCCAATCCTTTGAGACCGCGCGAGATCGTGCTGATCTCCTGCTGGCGGTTGTCGCTGCCGCCGTTGCTCTTGCCACCCGACATGAGCTGCAGGTAGTCGATCACGACCAGGCCGAGTTGCCCGTGCTGCGCGGCGATGCGCCGCAACTTGCTTCTGAGGGCGTTGAGGGTGAGGTCGGGCTCGTCGTCGATCACCATCGGCGCCTCGGCCAGCCGCCCCGCCGCGTGCGCGAGCCGCTCGAAGTCACGCTCGTTGAGCTGGCCCGAGCGGATGCGGTTCATGTCCACCCGCGCTTCACTGCACAGCATGCGCAGGGCGAGTTGCACGGAGGGCATTTCCAGGCTGAAGACGGCGACCGTCTTCTCGCCGCGCAGGGCGACATTTTGCGCTATAGACAACGCGAACGCGGTCTTTCCCATACTCGGCCGCGCCGCCAGCACGTTCAGGCTGCCCTTCTGCAACCCCGAAATCTGCTCGTCGAGGTCGCGGAAACCGCTGCTCACGCCGTCGGGAATGCCCTTGTTGGCGTGCAGCAGGGTGATGTACTCGAAGGTGTCGTGGACGACCTCGCCCATCGCTTGAAAGGCCTCGCCCTTTTTCTTCTGCTCGGCCACCTCGAAGATCATCTTCTCGGCGCGGTCGAGCAGGTCTTCGAGGGGCATCTGGCCCTCGTAGGCGAGCTGCATCGCCTTGCCCGAAGCGCTGATGAGCTGCCGCAGCGTGTGCTTCTCCTGCACGATGCGGGCGTAGTGCTCGGCGTACGCGGCGGTGGGCACCTGATCGGCCAGCCCGACGAGGTACGTCACGCCGCCCACCTCGTCGAGCTGGCCCCGCACCCGCAGGTCTTCGCTGAGGGTCACGAGGTCGACCGGTTCGCCCCGGTCTTGCAGGGTCCGCATCGCCGCGAAGATCTTGCGGTGGCCCTCCCGGTAGAACATCTCGGCGGTGACGGTATCGCCCAAGGCCGAGAGGGTGTCGTTGTCCAGCAGAATGCTGCCCAGCACGCTGATCTCGGCGTCGTTGCTGTGCGGGGGCACACGGGGGGTCACTTCCATGCAGACCTTTCGGGGCACGCGGTAGGGTCAGCCAGCGCCGCCTGACCGCTGGGGCCAGGGCGCGGGGCACGTGCAGGGTGGGAATTGGGATGGGGCCAGAGGAGGCCATTCGCCCGCGTGCGCCAGGAAAGCGCGGCACGGAACCGAACTGCCGCGCATCATACCACCCGCCTCCGCTCACCCCCCCGATACCCCCGCCGGAGGCCCATGATCGTAAGACCTCTGTTAGAGCCCCCTGAATAACCTCTCTTCAGCAAGGACGGGAGACACCCGCACCTGCACAGCATTTTCCGGCCCGAGGGACCTTCTCCCGATTCCTTATCCCGACGGCCACCCGAGGAGACACCATGAAGAACGGAACCCAAGGCTTTACCCTCATCGAGCTGCTGATCGTGATCGCCATCATCGGCATCCTTGCGGCGGTACTGATCCCCAGCCTGCTCGGCGCTCGCAGCAAGGCCAACGACGCGGCGGCCGCTTCCGTGGGCCGTCAGGTCCTGAACGCGATGGCCGCGATGGAGACGAGCAACACGGGTGGCGGCACGACTGGATGTACCCAGTCCGGTACGGTTGTCACTGTCACCTCTGGCAGTGAGACTGCCACAGTCAACGCTCCAGCCCCCATCACTACTGTGAGTTGTGCTAACAGCGCTTCGCAATTTTCCACCACTGTTGCTTACAACGGCGGTTCTGCTGCCAACAAAACCTTTACCGCTGCTAAGTAATCTCTCCTTCGCCTTTAGGACCCGCCTTCACAGCGGGTCCTCTGTTCGTTTCAGCTTTTGCTTTTCTATCAGAGGTTATAGGACACCATGTTCATAACAAGGCACAGCTACTGGGTCACGATTATTGTAATAGCATCCCTCGTCTCAGTGCCCACCACAGATCGGGAATGGCTTTTCCAGTACCCAAAGCTCATCCTTCTGGGGAGTGGTGTGCTGTTTGCCGGGTTGACCGCTGTCTTCTACCGACAGCAGCTCAAAAGCTCGTTGCCCCGGTGGGCCATCTATCTGCTGGTCGCCTATTTGGGCTGGACCATGCTCACCAACACCGTTTTGTCGTCGCAGCCTGCCTACACCCTGCTGGGTTGGGTGAACTGGAATGGTGGCTACGTCACCACATCGCTCTACGTCCTTACCCTGCTCCTCGCGTCTCTGGGTTGGCGTGACGGCCGTGACGCTGTGGGGGAAACCCGGTGGCTGTGGATTCTGTTCGGCTTCTCTGCCGTGATGGCTGCTATCTGTGTTCTGGAGATGCTGGGCTTCAGCCCCGTTCTGGGCAGCCCGTGGTTTGCGTGGCAGGGCCGTAGCCTCGACATAGGGGCAAGCAGCTTCCCGATCTCTACCATCGGCAACTCCGGGTGGGTCGCGGGCCTCTGGCTCCTGCTGGCTCCCCTGCCCTACCTCCTGAAGAAAGCGTCTCCCGCGTGGAGCCTGGCCTGGCACGGACTCATCGCACTCGGTGTCGGCAGTGTCCACAGCAAGGCTGTTCTCTTCACCTATGTGGCGATGCATCTGGCTGTCGCGGCCTACCAGCTCCTCTCCCCTGACGCGCCCAGAGGCCGCGCAGCGGCTCGGCCCATGCTGCTGGCCGCGACCTGCATCGTGGTGGCGTGGACTTCGACAGGCGTGATGCAAAGTCTCAACGCGGAGCTGTACGAACGGGGCGTAGCGGGACGGCTGAACTCGAAAATCGACCTTGATCAGGAAGCCTACCGGGGAAGCGCGGCTGGGCGCCTGGCCATCTATAAGGCAAGCTGGCGTTTGATTAAGGAGCGTCCGCTGCAAGGCTGGGGTCTAGAAACCCTGCAACATCGCTTCTACGACGTGTTCACCCCGGCAGAGTACCGGACATTCATAGGACCACTGGTCAACTTGAAGCCTGAAGAATCCCTCCGGCGATTCGGTAGCCTCCATGTCGTCGTCCACAATGACCGACCCAAGCAAGCGCTGAGGATGCAGTTCTTCGACATCGTGAAACCGCACAATGTCGTGCTAGAAGAGATTTACAGCAATGGCCTCGTGGGCCTGCTTCTGCTGGCATCGGCCCTGGGATTGATCGTGCGACAGATTTTGGTCTGGGGGCGATTTCAGGAAAAGATGCTGTTGCTGGCCGTGACCCTGTATTTCGTCTACCTCCTGCTCTGGTTTACGACGATCGCGGTGACGCCCCTGGCGTGCGTTTTGCTGGCTTTCGCTTCTAGAGGTGCGGCTGGGCGGGCCATGTCCGCATCGCAAGAAGCGCAGTGGACCGCTGAGCCTGAACCTTCTACCCTCTCCCCATGACCCCTACCCCCCACACCGCCCTCAAGGAATGGGACACCCAGTGTCAGGCCCTCGTCGCCGGGCAGGCGGCCCTCCTGATTCGCAAGGGCGGCATCATGGAGACGCACGACGGCTTCGAGGCCGAGCACCGCCGTTTCCTCCTCTACCCCACCTTCCTGCACCAGAATCCAGCAGAACTGCGGCCCGAGTTCGCCGGGCGGCTGCGCGAAGACCCGAGCCCCGGCCAGATCGTGTTGCCCGCGCTGGCGGAGGTCGTGGCCGTCCACCGGGTCGAGTCGCTGGAGGCCGCGCTCGCGCTGGAGCCGTATCAGGCGCTGACGGCGGGGGCCATCGAACGCCGCTTTCACTACCGGAATCGGCCCTGGGTCCACGCGCTGCTGCTGCGGGTGCGCCCGCTGCGGGTGCCGCTGGTGCTGGACGAGACGCCCGAGATGCTAGGCTGCGTGAGCTGGGTGCCGCTGGGCGATGTGGAGGGCGAGGCCGGGGCCTCGGCGTTGCCTGAGACGGAGCTGGAGCGGCTCCAGACGGAGATAGAGGCCCGCCTGAAGGCGCACGGGGCGTGACGCAAAGAGGAGAGGGAGGCCCGCAAGCCTCCCCCTTCTCTTTTGCCGTGCCGCTTACTGCCCAGCGGCCACCGCTTCGAGGTCGTAGTTGTTCAGCACGGTCGTCTGAACCTCACGGTTGGCAGTGTTGTAGATGTTCCAGCCCACCGTGGACCCGGCAAAGAGGGCGTTGTCGCGCTGCGAGTAGACCAGCACCTTGCCGTTGTCGCGGCTAAGCACCGGCTCGCCCGCCGTGTAGCGGCCGTCGTTGTTGGCGTCGCGGAAGACGATCACGCGGTAGGTCCCGTAGGGCACGTCGCGCGGCAGAGTCAGGGTGTAGCCCCCGGTCAGGAACTTGTCGATGACCTGCACCTGAGTGCTGTCATTGGTGTACTGACCATTGTTGTAGCCCACGACCGCGAGGCCGAGGTTCTGGTTGGCGCTGAAGCCCTTAAGCTGGCCCGACACGGCGGCGCTGCGGGTGCCGAAAATGCTGCACGAGGAAAGGGCCAGGGTGCCGAGGGCGGCGACAATCAGCATCTTTTGCATGGTGAAACCTCCTGGGAGATGAACTGCGGAAACGTCCCCACCGTACCCGCCGCCACCGCTCCGGGCTACGGGGCTACCCTTCCCGGCCGACTCACCGGAGACTCATTCTTGGGGCGAAAGTGGGCGGTTACCTGACTGGGTCTTGAGGTGCCCAGCCACGCTGCTAGAGTGACCCCCATGCAGCACCGGCCCTTTACCGCTCTCGCCGCCGTCTACGACGCAATTATGGCCGACGTGGAGTACGACCACTGGGCGGATTTCGTCCTGACTTACGCCCGCGACGGCGGCCTGGAGGGGAGTGCGGCCCTTGACCTCGCCTGCGGCACCGGGGGCTTCACGCGCGAGTTGCACCGGGCGGGATGGACGGTGACCGGGCTGGACGGCAGCGCCGAGATGCTGGCGGTGGCCCGCGAGCGCTTGCCCAGCGAGGTCGAGCTGACCGTAGGCGACCTGCGGACCTTTGACCTGGGATACACCTTCGACCTCGTGAGCTGCGTGTTCGACAGCCTGAACAACCTGCTCACGCCGGAGGCCCTCGGGGCAGCGCTGGGGCGGGCGCGGGCGCACCTGCGGCCGGGCGGCCTGCTCGCCTGCGACCTGAACACCCGCCTCGGCGTGCGCGAGCTGTGGGAGGGGGGGGCGGTGGAGGGGCTGGCAGCCACCCCCGACGGCCGAGAGGTGCATTACCACTGGTCGCACCACCACGACCCGGAGACGGATCTCGGCATCGTGCAGGCCTTTTGCCGGGTGGAGAACGGCCAGGGCGGCTGGGAGGAGTTCACCGAGACGCACCGCGAGCGTGGCTATGACCCGGCCGACCTAGAACCGCTGCTGCGGGCGGCGGGCTTCGAACGGTGGGAGATCGTCGAGTATCCCGACTACGCCCTGCCGACCCCGGAGACGCCGCGCGTGTGGGTGTTCGCATGGGCCTGAACGTTCCGGTCCTGGGGGCGGGGGGCTGGGGCACCGCCCTGGCGGTGGCGGTGCCCCGCGCCGGGGGGCAGGCGACCCTGTGGGCGCGGCGCCCCGACTTCGCCGCCCGACTCGCGGAGGTCCGCGAGAACCGCGAATACCTGCCCGGCGTGACCCTGCCGGACGCGGTGGGCGTCACCTCCGATCTGGAGGCGGCGGTGTCAGAGGCCGACTTCGCGCTGGTGGTCGTCCCCAGCGTGGGCGTGCCCGAGTTGCTGGCCGAGCTGCCCCGCCGCCTCGGCGTGGTGCTGTGCGCCAAGGGCCTGGGACCGGACGGCGGGCGGCTGACTCACCTCGCGCGGGAGCTGGGATTCGGGCGGGTGGCGGTCCTCAGCGGCCCCAACCACGCCGAGGAGGTGGGCCGGGGCCTGCCCGCCGCGACGGTGGTGGCGAGCGACGATGCCGACCTGGCCCGCGCAGTGCAGGCGGCCCTGGTCTCCCCCGCCCTGCGCGTCTACACCAGCCGCGACGAGGTGGGCGTGGAACTCGGCGGCGTGCTGAAGAACGTGATCGCCCTCGCCGCCGGAATGGGCGACGGGCTGCGGCTGGGCGACAATGCCAAGGCCGCCCTGATCACCCGTGGCCTGCGCGAGATGAGCCGTTACCTCGTCTCGCAGGGGGCGCACGAGGACACCGCCTACGGCCTGAGCGGGCTGGGGGATCTGGTCGCCACCGCCACCAGTCGCCACAGCCGCAACCGCGCGGCGGGCGAGGCCATCGCGCGGGGGGAGAACCCGGCGCAGGGGGGCAAGGTCGTGGAGGGCCTGCGGACGGCGGGTCTGCTCGAAGCCTGGGCCACCGCTCACGGCCACGACCTCCCCATCGTGCGGGCGGTCGCGCGGGTCACGTCCGGCGAGTGGTCCCCCGCCGAGGGCATCGCCAGCCTGATGGAGCGGGATGCCAAGCCGGAGCTGGAGGGCTGAAGTGACCCTGCTGGAGCGGGCAGAAGCCTTCGCCCGGCCCTTCTATGCCGAGCCGGGGCGGACCTACCACACGGCTCAGCATATTCAGGCGGTGCTGGACGCCCTCGCGTCGCGGGGGGTGCTGACCCCCACCCTCGCCCTCGCGGTCTGGGGCCACGACCTGATCTACGACCCTAGAGCCGGGGACAACGAGGCGCGGAGTGCCGCCGTCTTCGGGGAGTGGCTGGCGGCGCAGGGTGCGGACATGGACCTGATCCCGGAGGTCCGGGCACTCATTCTCGCCACCCGGCATACCGACCCACCGTCTACACGGGCGGGGGCGCTTCTGGTCGATGCCGACCTGAGCATCCTGGGCGCAGACCCGGCCACCTTCGCCGCCTACGACCGGGCCATCCGGCAGGAGTACAGCTTCGTTCCCGAGAAGGCTTACCGGATGGGGCGGGCGCAGGTCCTGCGCAGCTTTCTGGACCGCGACCGCATTTACACGGCGCCGGAATTCGCGGGACTGGAGGCGCAAGCGGGGGCCAATCTCCGGCACGTCCTGCGCGAGCTGGAATAGAAAAACCGCCCCCGGTGGGAGGCGGTCTTGGGCTGGGGGCGCTCAGTCGGCGGCGCTGCCGTGCTGGCCGCCCTGGGGGGCCTGGTCGGCCTCTTCCTTCTCGCGCTCGAGCTTGGCCTTGATCTTCTTCAGGCGGAAGCTCTCCTCGCGCTCGCGCTGGTCGAGCACGCCGCGAATGAAGCGGATGTCGTCCTGAATGCCGGGAATCACGACCTGTTCCAGCGCGTTCACGCGGCGGGAGGTCTTCTTGATCTCCTCGCCGATGCGCCGCAGCTTGGTTTCCGTCGCGGCCACCTTCACGATGGCTTCGAGCACCCCGCCGAAGTCGGTCGCCGCCTGGATGGTGCGGGCGCCGACGTTGATCGGGCTGAAGTTGACCTGCTGCTGCCGCTCCGGGATGTTGATGCGCGGCACCTTCACCCCGTAGATGCTCTCGATCTGCATGTCGATCGCGTAGTCGCCGGTTCCGGCGAGGCTGAGGCTCTCGACCGCTTCGGGGCTGTCCCAGGCCTTGGCGCCGAAGAGGCTGGTATAGGCGCCCTTGCTGACGCCCGCGAGCTGCTCACGCGCCGCGAGTGCGTCCCGGACGAGCGCGAAGAATTCGCCGATCAGGGCGTCACGCTTGCGCTTGAGCAGGTCCGCGCCGCCGCTGGCCGTCTTGAGGCTGGCCTTGCTCGCGAGCAGGGCCGAGCGGGTGGGGCTGATCTGTCCTGCCATAATTCACCTCCTTCGTCGGTGGGTGAGTGGGAAGTGGTGAAAGGGGAGTGGAAAAGGCCCTTCCCACTGCCAACTTACCACTCCCCACGGACTGTTAGATCCGGTTGCCCCGCCACATCTCGTCGACCTTGGTGCCGTAGAACTTGTCGATGGAGTCGCGCGACAAGCGGGTGAGCTGGCTCTGGGGCAGCTTGGAGAGGATGCCCCAGGCCACGGTCAGCGAGTCCTCGATGGAACGGTCCTGCCCGCCCTGGCCGATGAAGTAGTTCTCAAAGTCGTCGGCAAAGCGCAGGTACAGCTTGTCGGTCTCGGTCAGCGCGTCCTCACCCGTGATCGCCACGAGCTTGCGCAGGTCGAGGCCGTTCGCGTAGGCCGCGAAGAGCTGGTCGGAGACGTTCTTGTGGTCGGCGCGGGTCTTGCCCTTGCCGATGCCGTTGCCCTGGAGACGCGACAGCGACGGCAGCGGGTTGATGGGCGGGAAGATGCCCTTGGCGTTCAGGCCACGGTCCACCACGATCTGCCCTTCGGTGA from Deinococcus sp. HSC-46F16 includes:
- a CDS encoding NUDIX domain-containing protein, with the translated sequence MPEDMKGAAASQGNNQRRRRRRRSPRPPAPAGPGQVSGATAVPVPAAPQKRGQKRALAAPRIGVGCIVLRGDEILLVRERGRWSLPKGGLETGELVQEGARRETYEETGLVVELRDLAFIVEFQAQTWGHHLQFFYTGREVGGSLAPRDPDRDVQEARFVPIRQLREFIRFRPRLVSLETWLRERRPRHFVFNLDKEPAMLRKRRRVGVGAVGPDLSDDPTDEADL
- the dnaB gene encoding replicative DNA helicase, with product MEVTPRVPPHSNDAEISVLGSILLDNDTLSALGDTVTAEMFYREGHRKIFAAMRTLQDRGEPVDLVTLSEDLRVRGQLDEVGGVTYLVGLADQVPTAAYAEHYARIVQEKHTLRQLISASGKAMQLAYEGQMPLEDLLDRAEKMIFEVAEQKKKGEAFQAMGEVVHDTFEYITLLHANKGIPDGVSSGFRDLDEQISGLQKGSLNVLAARPSMGKTAFALSIAQNVALRGEKTVAVFSLEMPSVQLALRMLCSEARVDMNRIRSGQLNERDFERLAHAAGRLAEAPMVIDDEPDLTLNALRSKLRRIAAQHGQLGLVVIDYLQLMSGGKSNGGSDNRQQEISTISRGLKGLARELEVPIIVLSQLSRAVEQRPNHRPMLSDLRESGAIEQDADIVMFIYRDEYYNKETDQQGIAEIIIGKQRNGPVGTVRLQFHSAHVRFNDLAPEGI
- a CDS encoding type II secretion system protein, translating into MKNGTQGFTLIELLIVIAIIGILAAVLIPSLLGARSKANDAAAASVGRQVLNAMAAMETSNTGGGTTGCTQSGTVVTVTSGSETATVNAPAPITTVSCANSASQFSTTVAYNGGSAANKTFTAAK
- a CDS encoding O-antigen ligase family protein, with amino-acid sequence MPTTDREWLFQYPKLILLGSGVLFAGLTAVFYRQQLKSSLPRWAIYLLVAYLGWTMLTNTVLSSQPAYTLLGWVNWNGGYVTTSLYVLTLLLASLGWRDGRDAVGETRWLWILFGFSAVMAAICVLEMLGFSPVLGSPWFAWQGRSLDIGASSFPISTIGNSGWVAGLWLLLAPLPYLLKKASPAWSLAWHGLIALGVGSVHSKAVLFTYVAMHLAVAAYQLLSPDAPRGRAAARPMLLAATCIVVAWTSTGVMQSLNAELYERGVAGRLNSKIDLDQEAYRGSAAGRLAIYKASWRLIKERPLQGWGLETLQHRFYDVFTPAEYRTFIGPLVNLKPEESLRRFGSLHVVVHNDRPKQALRMQFFDIVKPHNVVLEEIYSNGLVGLLLLASALGLIVRQILVWGRFQEKMLLLAVTLYFVYLLLWFTTIAVTPLACVLLAFASRGAAGRAMSASQEAQWTAEPEPSTLSP
- a CDS encoding DUF1802 family protein, with protein sequence MTPTPHTALKEWDTQCQALVAGQAALLIRKGGIMETHDGFEAEHRRFLLYPTFLHQNPAELRPEFAGRLREDPSPGQIVLPALAEVVAVHRVESLEAALALEPYQALTAGAIERRFHYRNRPWVHALLLRVRPLRVPLVLDETPEMLGCVSWVPLGDVEGEAGASALPETELERLQTEIEARLKAHGA
- a CDS encoding class I SAM-dependent methyltransferase → MQHRPFTALAAVYDAIMADVEYDHWADFVLTYARDGGLEGSAALDLACGTGGFTRELHRAGWTVTGLDGSAEMLAVARERLPSEVELTVGDLRTFDLGYTFDLVSCVFDSLNNLLTPEALGAALGRARAHLRPGGLLACDLNTRLGVRELWEGGAVEGLAATPDGREVHYHWSHHHDPETDLGIVQAFCRVENGQGGWEEFTETHRERGYDPADLEPLLRAAGFERWEIVEYPDYALPTPETPRVWVFAWA
- a CDS encoding NAD(P)H-dependent glycerol-3-phosphate dehydrogenase, which gives rise to MGLNVPVLGAGGWGTALAVAVPRAGGQATLWARRPDFAARLAEVRENREYLPGVTLPDAVGVTSDLEAAVSEADFALVVVPSVGVPELLAELPRRLGVVLCAKGLGPDGGRLTHLARELGFGRVAVLSGPNHAEEVGRGLPAATVVASDDADLARAVQAALVSPALRVYTSRDEVGVELGGVLKNVIALAAGMGDGLRLGDNAKAALITRGLREMSRYLVSQGAHEDTAYGLSGLGDLVATATSRHSRNRAAGEAIARGENPAQGGKVVEGLRTAGLLEAWATAHGHDLPIVRAVARVTSGEWSPAEGIASLMERDAKPELEG
- a CDS encoding phosphohydrolase codes for the protein MTLLERAEAFARPFYAEPGRTYHTAQHIQAVLDALASRGVLTPTLALAVWGHDLIYDPRAGDNEARSAAVFGEWLAAQGADMDLIPEVRALILATRHTDPPSTRAGALLVDADLSILGADPATFAAYDRAIRQEYSFVPEKAYRMGRAQVLRSFLDRDRIYTAPEFAGLEAQAGANLRHVLRELE
- a CDS encoding V-type ATP synthase subunit D, which produces MAGQISPTRSALLASKASLKTASGGADLLKRKRDALIGEFFALVRDALAAREQLAGVSKGAYTSLFGAKAWDSPEAVESLSLAGTGDYAIDMQIESIYGVKVPRINIPERQQQVNFSPINVGARTIQAATDFGGVLEAIVKVAATETKLRRIGEEIKKTSRRVNALEQVVIPGIQDDIRFIRGVLDQREREESFRLKKIKAKLEREKEEADQAPQGGQHGSAAD